In the genome of Trypanosoma brucei gambiense DAL972 chromosome 11, complete sequence, the window CATTCACCATTTATGAGCCTGGTTGAACTACCGAAAGTGTTGCAAACTCCCAATGTAACACCAAGATACCTCCAGGACGTTCTACACGATGTGTACCGAGTGGAAGTGCCCgtgaagaaggtggaggGACGGCTGTATGTTCGAATCAGTGCTTTTGTTTATAATGAGCGTAGCGACTATGTGTATCTGCGTGAAGCCGTGTTGAGCATGAGCAGGAAGTTGGGTAGTATACTGATGCGAAAGGGAGTTTCGGGGAAAACGGAGGAGACTCCACCAGATAATCAAAAGGTTCTTAGTGACAAACATGTACGGGAAAAAAACGGCTGCGGGTTGTGCGGACTTAACTCCGTTTCAAAGAGGCGCAGGGGTTCACGGTTTTGATTCGGGTATTTTGTAGCTGAGAGACAGCTCACTCCTTTTGATGACCGTTTTAGTCGTCTGTGTTGTAAAACACATGAGAGAATGGTCGTGTATTAGTGCTATGCtatgcttttgttttgttttattactattattttttccttgtttcatCCTCCCCCGTCCTGTGTTCTCGTTTTCTTCCATCGGTAGTGGTGCTTCCCTTTTGGAGGCTCGCTTTACCCCCTTTTGGCATTATTTTTATCGTTGGTATCGTTCATCCATGTTTATTTCACGTATCGGCATAATTCCACACACCAACCCACAATTGTGTATTCGCGCACGGATCCAACGGATTGTAACGCTATTAGTTAGTGGAAAAGGGGGgtcaaataaataacaaatgcGCCTGAGGAAGAAACGAATGatgatatatacatatatatgtatcagAAGAGATGAACTAATCCGATAAACCTTTAATTTTTAATCATCATGATACCGGCGCGCGCACTCTACCTGTTTCGTATTTACTGGggagagagggagggaggggggaagggggaaaaagggcCAGAAAAAACCGCTGCATACTTCCCGGacttgtttgtttccttttcctacCCAGTCCCACCACCGTCGCGGAGCTGAACTATCTTGGTGTGGACTCGTTCAGCTACAGACGCATGTGCTTACTTGCATTTGAGGTACATATAtccattattcttttttcacttcacCATCAATTCAAACTATCTTCTCACCTGTAACTTCATAATTTAATGGAAGATAAGGGGTATTACTTACGAACAGAAGGGAGTAACCGAGAAGTTGAACACAAAAAGGGTATGCCGCCAACTAAAGGAGGAAAGCGTCCGCTCCCACtcggtggaaagggaaagggcaAACGCCCACCCGGTCAGACAACAAAGTCATCAAGCAGCAGGAAGAAGAGTGGCGCTCGTCgcggaaagaaacaacaacgttGGGATTTATACATCCACCGAACTCTCCGTCAAGTTTACAAGCGCGGCACGCTCTCCAAGGCTGCCGTCCGCGTCCTATCATCCTTCATTGAAGACATGTACGGGAAAATTCAGGCTGAGGCGGTTCATGTGGCGTGTATTAACAACGTAAAGACTCTTACTGCTCGTGAAATTCAAACATCCGCGAGGTTGCTTCTTCCGCCAGAACTGGCAAAGCACGCCATGAGTGAGGGCACAAAGGCAGTTGCCAAATACAACGCGTCACGCGAGGAGGCGTACTCCAAGGTACTGTAGAGCATATATTCAAGATACAAAGGAAATAgatcattttcctttccttcttgtttcctcccttcctgtatttgtgagtttttttttattttctgttgatTACTCAccgcttttgttgttgtcgttgtcgcCCGTTTGGTTGCTCGAGatcatcatttttgtttcccactTCGTGCCAGAAGGTCTTAcattccttttgttgttttgttatttgcatTTCCCAACCCTGCCTCTCCACAcctgcgaaaagaaaaaaaaatgcactgaaaagggaggggattAGCCGTAACATTAGAAACATAGACCGTGCAATGTTTGAGAAGGGCGCgggaggagaggaggaactggcagaaatgggaagaaaaagatttCGAGCGGTTGTCTAAAGGggtggaagaggagggaaatacCGGCGTACTTAATGCAGCTGCACACGTATACGCCTATACATttgttggaaaaaaaaattatatatttagatatgtgtgtttgtgtttgtgtgtgtgcatttgtACGTTGTGCAAGGAAAAGCATGTTGGAGTCAAAATGCCATACGCCAGCAGGGTCGACAGTGTGAAGGAGGTGATTCACACAAACTTATATATCTACATGTGTTTGTATTACATGGTTTGGAGAAGTAAACAGaaccgaaacaaaaaaatatatttaaatagacaaacacatatacacacacacgcaccagAACGAACAGTAGCTACTAGGATGTTGGTGGAAGAAAGCGTAACGTGTATGCGAGTgctgagaaaagagaaagcggCGCGCCCTGCATAGATACGCTGTTAGTTCCACGAgcacagctttttttttcattgttttgtttgtcctCCTTGCTGCGGCCGCTTTTTCGTTCTGTGTTTGCCTTCCACATTTTCCCGCAAATCCGAAACATACTTTAGAGGAAATTACGCGCTAGATGTGCGATTAGTCATTACTTTGACCTGCGCGTTATTGGGTGCTCCATCACGTGCACCGAGGTGTCGTGTCTCCGAATGCACTCCCTCTCcgcttccccttcctttggTGTGTTACATTTACTTTGTTCCCTTCGCAACTTCTGAATTTTGCGTTCTCACGgttccctttatttttaGCAGATGTCTAGTCTACCTTCAGATTCAGCGGAGGGTTTTATTATATCCCATGACAGCAGATGCAATTCGTCCCCTGTAGCGCTGGGAAATCTGAGTCGCAGTCGTTGCTGTAGGAGAACTTTCATTTGGAGTCCCGACGCCTTCAATCAGCTAATTCCCGTATCTATCACGTCGGCCCTGGTTTTCGGTGTCGTCTTCACACTGTGGAATGATTTGGGAGTCGCTGAgttagtttttcttttctttttactttccatCGCCTACACCTCCGCCTTTATCCTTAGCTCCTCCGATCCGGGCGTATATCCACGCCTTCGGTTGAGTGAAGTCGACCCACTGCGGGACCGGATGGAATTAGTCTATTGCCGCGTGTGTAATCTCCGTCGCCCCCCGCGGACATCACATTGTTACGAGTGTAACGTTTGTGTACGAGAGCATGATCACCACTGCGGGGTGTTGGGTGGTTGCGTCGGGCAGAGGACTATGCGTTGGTTTGTATTATATCTAATATCTATTAGTGGCGCGTGCATCCTTGGGTTACTTTGGCTCATCCGTGGGCTGCTTAGGTTGGGCCCTATGGTGGTGATGCCATCGACCAACTCTTCGACCGTTAGGAATGTCAGTGATCGTGGGGCAGCTCCATCGTCTGCCGCTTACAAGGGTGAAGATGTGAAAGCTGCTGCAATTATAGTAATGTTCATCATTCTTGTCTTGATTACCATGCTTGTTGGAGGTTTAGCAGGTTATTATCTTTATTTGGTTGCAACGTCTACCACCCGTCGGGAAGCGCAGAAGAGGACGCCACGAACGCATACCAGCTTTACCCTGAAGGGAATGGTGAGTAATGTGGTGAATGTCATTTATCCACCACCCTCTCTGTTGATTGAGCCAGCGGGCGCATCCGATGTTCACATGGTATAGCATATATTTGCCATTTTCTGCTCAGGTGGGCACCGCTGCTcttcttgttgttcttttcgaCCTCCGGACCTGTTTGTCAACTTCCATGCTGGTGCACGCAGATGCGCATCTTCGTCTATCCCGCAAAACTTTTGTCCCTTTCCCCATTTACTTTTCTATCTGAAAAAGCTTTCTGTCCACAAGCCGGTGAGGCTCTTCACATGTTAGcttgaattattattactatcgatgtttttcgttttgccGTTTGCGGCTACAGTCATATATAGAAGGTGAGTGGGGGAGAGTGATGGAGGTTGTTGCCCAAAGAATACTTCGCGAAAACTTGAATCGTTCCCCCTTTCCGGTTGCCCGAACAGCAACCAAGTTTGGTCGATtcgggaaaaggaggagtaagatgggtgttttttttgtttttgtttttttatgttttaaaTTTCCTTCAAATCGGTGATTTTCCGAGCGTACACTCCACAATGAGCATGATACATATTAATAATGCTCTAGGGCGTTTGCACAACTGCGTATTGAGGATCATAACGAACCTTGTTCGTTTCGTCTTTTCCCCGTGGATTACAATTCTTtccatccttcttttccttttccggCGAATAgttttcccttgttttcccttttatttccgGGTGCTAGGAGTGCTTGTACTCTTACCGCGTGCGGCACGACGCTGctcactctctctctctcttcaacTGCATCACAGAACCGGGTCCAAGAGGGGACGCCTGTGGACCGGTAACACCGAGGTGGGGGTTCAAAGCAGTTAATTAAGGCACCACGAGggaacgaagaaaagaaaaaaaaacgcgtgCATACGATTGTGCGTGTGGGAGTGATTTGGGTTagtggaaggaagaggagactGCAGCAATAATAAGGAGATCCCGTTTGCGTGGTACATACCATGCCCCAATGTGGCACGGAAAAACATATATCTGCACCTCCTTCTTACACCGGTCCATTTGTTGCCGTTGTCGTGGATCTGGACGGGACGATACTTGACGACAACCACCGTGTAAGTGACGTTACAAAGGCAACTCTTTACGAAGTTGCGTCATGTGGTGTGCACATCATCATTGCCACTGGCCGTCCTCGTGAGGGTGTGGCAGCCATAGAGCAAGAGCTCAATAGTTATTTCCGTTGCAACAGCCGTGTGCCTGGGCGTGCCACTTCTTTGGCAGAGGTTAAGGGATTTCATTTGGTGGCGTCAAATGGCGCGCGGATTTACAACACAACGGGGGAACTCATCTCCGCAGAGAGTATTGATAATAGTGTCGTTCGTGCTATATATGAGCGCGTTATGGAGTCGAATATCAATGCCAACAGTGAAGACTCTATGCTGGTGTCTGTCCACCAGACGGGCGCGTGGTGGGTAAATAACGTGCTGCCTGAAGAATGGCTGCGGCGTAAGTATGGAACCCTGCCGGAGGTGCGGCAAAACCTCTCGGATTTTCCAACGGATGGTGTTGGAAAAATATGCCTTCGATCCTTTAATGAAGGCACGCTTCGCACGTTCCAAAAGGAGCTAGATACGAAGTACGAGCACTACATAACGACCGTCATGACATCTGATCATTGCTTGGATATTATGCCGAAAGGAGTTTCGAAGGCATCGGCCTTGAGGATGGTTGGGGAAATTTTGAACTTTGAGCCACATCGGGATGCCATTGCATTTGGTGATAGTCTCAACGATAGGGACATGTTAGAGAGTGTGGCTAAAGGGTGTATAATGAAAAATGGGAAGAATGAACTGAAAGAGCTGTTGCCTCATGTGGAGGTAGTTGGTTGCAATGAGGAGGATGGAGTGGCGCATAAGTTACGTGAAGTGTTTCTGAGCTAGGCAGAGGAAAAGGGACGGAAGAAGATTGTTTATGGGTTCACAACTGATATGACATTCTTCCGTGTTTTACTCCTTACTTTTTTAGTTGgacatgtttctttttgttttctctcccccctcttttcccttccttcgattcaacaacaacaccaacatatATGAAGAGAAGGCTAACATGTGACTTTGGACGGAATTGAAGCTGTTCTTGCTCTTCACATAGTTTTGCAATCGGctgttcttctttcttttcttttccactccAAATTTTTCTTAGTTTAAATCTgtgttttcccctcttttttttttgccacgcCTTCATTTGTTTCCCCATCTTAACCGGCACTGCATACTGCCGTGACACTACTTTATCTTCCTCTCCCGTCATCCTTCCGttattcctccctttttgtaTACTtgaagagggggggggggtcgtATGGACTGAAACTGCGCTCTAGGTTTAATTTATGGCAATTGGGGAATGTTATGGTGGAATATGCAATGATGAAAGAAACCATAACATCAGAAGGGAAAGCGAGGACGTGAAAGTCGAAGTGGAGACCAAGTTTGTCATGAGTTGAAGCGAacatttatttttggtttcACATTACTACATAAACCCACGAAGTGTGTACGTGCATAAataaatgatatatatatatatatatatccaaTGTTTgatatctttatttttctttttgctctcCTTCCTCTATCCGTGTGCGGCGTATTCGTAGGACCACGGGAATATGAGGAGGGGAGAAAGGTATGATGATATGAGAGCTTGGGTATCTGCTTCTTTcggttgatttttttcttctaaatTCCCTTCAGTTTATTTTGATTTAACCCCCGCATCCGCACAGAGCCATCTTCTCCGCATTGTATCAGGGGCCGTGGAAACGCCCAGTAAGGGATGCATTGTCTGTaacatgtttcttttctttgagtAGGAGAGAAGGGGACGGGATGCAAGTTGAAAATAGGCAAATAACAAATTATTTCGACGGAAATTGTAGTGAATTTTTATAGTGTTCCTAGGAGGGATTTGGTGcaataaaaagaacaagTGTCGGGTAATATTCGACCCTCATATCTGAGAGTATGGTTCGCCTCAACTACAGACCAtatgagggagagggaggtcATGCCGCCTTTGGACGTAATGAAAACAGCACCGAGCAGTTTTTGAAgcattttcttgtttttgttgttgttgtcctTCTATCCACTGCTCGCGGTGTGAGTTTTACGATTTTGACGTTGCTCACATTTTACGTCTCCTTTCTCCTTCCAACTACCCCACATCAAGTAGTTGTGGTAATTTGTTAGGGTGTTAACATATTTTAGTACATTATCATACCCCATATCGGGAACTACCGGTGGTAAATCCTCAGGTGGAACATAATTTGGGTCTCAAACATTTGAAACGAGCATGATAAGCGGAAGAGATATATGCTGAACTGGTGTATTCATTAAAAGGGAGATGATGTTCCCTTCTTTAGTGAGACAACTATTGGTGCTTGGAAACATTCAACCGTGGGTTTGTGCGGCTCCGACTGCGATATGCTCAACATGAGACCGGCGAAGTACGTGCCTACATGTGTAGAAGAGGAACTAAATACGTGTCTTACCGGCCTTATTATAATAGCCACATTACCTGCACTTCGATTTCATTcgcttctttctctttgctgTTCTTAGCATGtttgcattcttcttttgctatATGAGTGCATTCCATCTGCCTCAGGGTATCATCGTCGTGTAGAATATTCGCAACCATTCCGCGATGATACTCTTGCCATTCTGTGACGTTGCTATGTCTAAATATACCTTTTACACTTCGGTTCGCCTTGTTTTATTCTCCTGTTCACCTAGTCACCAAATAcgcctcccttttccccttttcgttTTGCCCTGATTGGGTTCATGCGGCACTGCTACATAGACAGTGGAAGTTTGTTTATTCCCGTTGCCTAGCAGTACATTTTCTCTGTAccaagagagagagagagagagaaaggaaagaaaaaaaaaacaacaacagatgtCTCGTATTCCTAAGAAGATTCTCTGCGCGTCAGCAGGTGCCTTTGTGGGTTGCATAGGCTTCAGCTACACAAACCCAAAGTGGACGCAACGACGTTTCAACCCAAAGAATGTGCCACCTCTTCTCTACCAGCAAACGCCCTCCCGTGAGGACTGCTTGAAGCGGATGGAAGCCTTCAACTCACCTGAAAATCCGATGGATGTAAttattgttggtggtggcTCCGTTGGTGCGGGTGTGGCATTGGATGCCACCACACGCGGCATGACCGTTGGACTTTTTGAAATGAACGACTACGCCAGCGGAACAAGCAGCCGGAGCACCAAGCTCATTCACGGTGGTATCCGTTACCTTGAAAAAGCTGTGTTCAAGCTTGACATGCAACAGCTGATGTTGGTGGCAGAGGCACTAAGGGAACGAATCATCATGTCTCATCAGGCGCCTCACCTCTGCCGCAGCATTCCTACTATGATTCCTTGCTACAATCCAATTGACATCGCCAAGTTTTGGTGTGGCGTGAAACTTTATGACATAATTGCCATGTGGGAACGTGGTACCCTGGAGTATGCTGGGTACCTCACCCCGTACGCCGCCTTGAAGAAGTTCCCGTACCTTAAGAATGGAACCAATAATGGGAAAATACTCCTCGGTGCTGTAGAGTACTATGATGGTCAAATGAATGATGCCCGTCTCTGCCTCTCGGCTGCTCTCACAGCAGCCAGCTATGGCGCCGCAACGGTAAACTACGccaaggtggaaaaaatggaggttgtgcaaaacaaaatgggTGAACAAGTGGTGAAGGCAACCGTCCAAGATAGGATAAATTCCAACACGCTAACTGTGTATGGTAAATCTGTGGTTAACGCCGGTGGACCCTTCACTGCTCGAATTCAGAAGTTGATCACCGACAAGACATCCGTCCGCATGGCACCAAGTTCCGGTACCCATATCATTATTGACAGGAAGTACTGCCCCAGGGATAGTGCAATGGTGATCCCTTCTAACGATGGGCGTGTTGTATTCTCGGCTGAGTGGCTCGGCGGTTGCTTAGTGGGAACCACTGATAAGGGTTGTGAAGTCACTGAGGACATCCGGCCAACGAAGAGCGACATTAAATTTCTTCTTAACAATGTGGAACCTTACGTGGGTAAAGTGTCGGAGAAAGATGTCCTTTCTGCGTGGTGTGGGATTCGCCCGCTCGCGCTCCCGGAgaatgcggaaggcagtgacACACAAAACATCGTCCGTGAGCACATGGTGGTGGTCGACAAGGACAACCTCATGGTGAGTGTTGTGGGCGGTAAATGGACGACATACCGCAAGATTGCTCAAGACACGGTGGATGCCCTTTACTCTTCACTCCTCAAAGGCCGCGTGGAATGCAAACCGTGTATTACGGAGGAGTTGCAGGTTATCGGTGCGCACGAGCTAGAAACAGTCCCGGAGGAGCCAAAGATTTCCATCTCAAACAAGGTTCACAAATTCTGGCGCCGCCAATACGGTGACCGTTATCATGTTTTGGCGGATATGGTGAGGGAGGATCCGTCTCTCCTTAAGCCACTGCACCCGGAGGAGCCTGTTTTGGCTGCTGATGTTGTGTATTCCGCGCAGCGTGAGCATTGTGAGCGCGTCGTGGACTTCATTTCCCGCCGTACGAGGTTGTCATTCCTCAACGTGGAACACGCAAAAGCAATTATTCCAGAGGTTGCGCAAATCATGGCCACGACAAAGAACTGGAGCCGTGCGAGAAAGAGCGAGGAAGTGGCACACGCGCTTGCTGCGCTTGAATCATTTCACGGCCAGTAAAAGCCATGtaggggaaagagaaaaaagggaaaattaCCTTTCGGCatgattgtgtgtgtgtgtgtgtgtatggaggAGGTGCGGGGGGCgattttgtgtgcgtgtgtgtgtgtggggggggggtgatgGTGGAATAATGAATAAATTGGTTAATTGTAAGAGGGGTTATCATACACTATCATCTTCactctttgtttttcgtttggtTGTTTCACTAACTCAATGGTGGaatgagaaggaaaaaaggggggccAGGCACGATAAAACTAAGACTCAAAAAAGGttaagcaaaataaaatgtgTTTGGTTAAGGAGAAGAATGAGAAGAAGTGAATATTATTTTCaaatgaagggggaaaaatagaGAATTGGAtgtgggaaggaaaggaaaggaaagtatgCAGTGATGCTGGGGATGCTTTCCCACTCCCAGTGTACAGAAAAGGACCACTTCGTTGCATTCCATTCATGACCGCGAGACAGAGAGATACTAAAAGAAActaatgtaaataaatataaataaataaataaataaataaatatatatatatatatatatgtacgtggTCGTTACGCTAGTGGGGGTATAATCAAACACGTACGTTTATATGcaacatatacatatgtatatatatttatttgtataccagtatgtgtgtatgtgtgtgtgtgtgtgtgtgtgtgtttaggGTGCCTCTTTTCATATTGATTCATGTTTGTCAACGACTGTTTGTTGCAGGGCCTTTCTCAGCTGGATTTAGTGGCAGCGGTGACTACGAGTACGCGCAAACAGAATGTTTTCTCCATGTGTTCAAGTCTTATATGCAACCTAAGTTGTGTggcactttttctcttttgctgtTCAACAAGAATGTGATGGGGAAGCATGCGTGAGGGAAGCAAACGGCCCCAGATCCCGTCGCGTGTTTGCCTCAACCGCATcaacttccctttttttgcttttatcctttttctttttctttttgtttttttacccctttaccccttcctttcctctattTCGCCCTCCCACTTTCCACCCCTCATGAAAGGGAGCGCAACGCTTAAGTCGAGGGTTAAAATGTTAAGAGGTGGGAGAAATATGTACGAGGTTGTACAGGCAGTAAGTGACTGGCCCTGTGGCtttcatttttaattttttttgttttccttgtaTTCCTgaaattacttttttttctttcagtgCCTGTGCAAATGTGAAGCCCCTGGAACCCatgtttcccttctttctttttttctttttttaaaagaggagaaatgaggaaacaaaggataACTAAATACAGAATAAATGAATGGATGACACTTAAAAATGGGATCAATGATTAAtgtcaattttttttaaaaagatgaAACCCCTCGTAAAAACAACGCCGACAAAccaggtatatatatatatacgtaattacgtgtatttatttacatacacgcaaaaggaaaagaccAAAATAAAGGGATCAATACGCAGTGTTTGTTTAACAATTTGGCGTGATGTTAGATAGTGAGGGAAACTGAGGGGGGGGgtacgaatatatatatatataatcttAATTAATAAAGCATAATTTTAGGCGATGAACTTAAGTGTACATGCTTTCATTTATATTCATatccatttcttccttttgcacATCCACTTCTGCCACAAAACTTTGAACATGCACAGGAGAGGGACAGGGGGAAACACCACAATGGGAcccaacatatatatatatatatatgtataaagtATTACTGCTCTTTTCCATCACTGCGTTACGCTttacctttcccccttcttcttgAATTTACTGTTTTCACCCATTCCTTGCAACGCTCAATACAGGTTTAACTTATACACATTTGGAATAAGGCTGGCTTCCTTTACTCTATTCCAATTGAGGTCAATTCTTCCAAAGTTAGTAACTTCCCTCGGCTCTGCTGTCTAAGTGAGCAGATGGCCACAGCTAAAGAACTTGGGCCAGGCGGGCTGCGAGAGGATGGGAGACCGATCTTCATAGCCACGGACCACACCAAATTTACTCCCTCTACAAAGCAAGAACTTACCGATCAGCAGAAGCTTGCCTGGAAGTCCTTCCAGCTTTGGCGTACGACACTTGGGATAGAACGGCGTGACAATGTGTATAAGACGCTCACAAATTCGGATTACACCAACTTCCGCCTTGGTACCCACATTTTAGGCACACCGTACCCTGTCATAGAAACTGTCCCGGGTTTCTTTGACGTGTTTAAGGCCGTGCGCTGGTATGAGCACGCCATTTCCCTAGCTGTTGCTTTGGGGTACGGTTATTGGATTCGGTCTAAGGCATCGACGCGGTATTCCCGTATGATGCCCATGTCACGGACGTCCATCACCATGCTCACTTTCATTTCAACTGATTTGTGCTTCTGCTATAGAAGCATGTACAGGCTAACTGGCTACCTGCCAAATGAGTATGAATGTTTCAAATACGGGGTTCTGGAGGATAAAGATAAACTTCagcgaaagaaagaactgTGGGAGAAGTACGCGAATCACAAGAGGGAATGGTGCCGTCGTTACGATTACCATGTCTATGGTATCCGACCCGGTGagaccttttcttttttctctgcgtGCATGATTCCCTCGTGGGAGCCCCGTTATAATACACGCACGGACTATCCACCGAGAAAGAATCCGTACTTCCTCACATCCACGCCGCTACGTGACACATTTCTTGAGTCCCCCTTTACATATGAAATACCAAAGGATGAAACAGTGCCGCTGGTGCGGGAGCGGCCTGAACTCAAGTATTTGTACCGTGGGCCTGGGCGCACCACACCGCCGAGTGATGAGAAGTAGCAACAGAGATGCATCGATGCCATTCGACTTGGGTGGTATTTGCGTTTGGCCCGAGGACCTCTTAGTGCTTACCGagttgactttttttttttgtcttgcgtAGGTTGGTTAAAATGATGCGGTGAACAACAGCGGAGGGGGAcgcggagaaggaaggttgtGCAGCCCGTCTTACACTTACGGCGAATGCCACATGCGTACGACTGCACAAATGGCAATAATATAGTAGTGAAGTAGGTAGCGAAGAAGGAAGTAGTAGTAATGATATTCTTCAAAGTGGTAGTTGTAGCAGTAGATGATATAGCAGTGCTAAAAGTGACAACCAACATcatgtttgtatgtgtgtctGCGGTTGTTATTTCTCACAATTCTCTGCGCGTGTATGGGTTTTGTGGGAGTCTATCTCTTGAGGGCGTTGCGACCTTCCTTATGTTAAGAAGCTGCTTGCCCACGGTTATGGTACCTGCATCAAGAATAGTTGAGGAAGACTGTAGGGTTGATGGGGAAACTGAAGTTCATTTGACAAAAAGtcgaaagggggaaaaagaagtgtCTTCAaatgtttgttattttttccctccctccttgTGAagtattttttatttttttcggttcCTAGTATTTGACCGCGTTGTGAGACTTTATCGTTTGAGCTGTGTTGCatactttccctcctttcctgcAGTCAGGTGGTCGATCATTGGTGAACTTTGGCGTGAGTATGGGATACATATCGTATTGTAGCTATGAAATACGGCGAGTTGCCCAATCACCTCTTATCCAACCGTTCTCTTcgtcccccctttttttatctgATCCCCATCACTCTTCATTCTTGAGTCtatgttttcctcttttctttccgtaatcttatgtatatatatattaaataatATTTTGGTGGTTTCTCATTTTCCCAGTGGCACCGTTGGCTCATAGCTCTGTTTTGCCGCCTcaaggtgaaggaggaagaaacagaaattaCTTGCTTTCAAATTTCGCTACATGCGGTATCGCTTGCTCGTAGCGCGCTAATGGAAGACTCTAACGAAGTTGCGTTACGGGGTTTGAGGACAGCGCCTGGAACGCGGCGTGCGAGTCCGC includes:
- a CDS encoding glycerol-3-phosphate dehydrogenase, putative — protein: MSRIPKKILCASAGAFVGCIGFSYTNPKWTQRRFNPKNVPPLLYQQTPSREDCLKRMEAFNSPENPMDVIIVGGGSVGAGVALDATTRGMTVGLFEMNDYASGTSSRSTKLIHGGIRYLEKAVFKLDMQQLMLVAEALRERIIMSHQAPHLCRSIPTMIPCYNPIDIAKFWCGVKLYDIIAMWERGTLEYAGYLTPYAALKKFPYLKNGTNNGKILLGAVEYYDGQMNDARLCLSAALTAASYGAATVNYAKVEKMEVVQNKMGEQVVKATVQDRINSNTLTVYGKSVVNAGGPFTARIQKLITDKTSVRMAPSSGTHIIIDRKYCPRDSAMVIPSNDGRVVFSAEWLGGCLVGTTDKGCEVTEDIRPTKSDIKFLLNNVEPYVGKVSEKDVLSAWCGIRPLALPENAEGSDTQNIVREHMVVVDKDNLMVSVVGGKWTTYRKIAQDTVDALYSSLLKGRVECKPCITEELQVIGAHELETVPEEPKISISNKVHKFWRRQYGDRYHVLADMVREDPSLLKPLHPEEPVLAADVVYSAQREHCERVVDFISRRTRLSFLNVEHAKAIIPEVAQIMATTKNWSRARKSEEVAHALAALESFHGQ
- a CDS encoding haloacid dehalogenase hydrolase, putative — translated: MPQCGTEKHISAPPSYTGPFVAVVVDLDGTILDDNHRVSDVTKATLYEVASCGVHIIIATGRPREGVAAIEQELNSYFRCNSRVPGRATSLAEVKGFHLVASNGARIYNTTGELISAESIDNSVVRAIYERVMESNINANSEDSMLVSVHQTGAWWVNNVLPEEWLRRKYGTLPEVRQNLSDFPTDGVGKICLRSFNEGTLRTFQKELDTKYEHYITTVMTSDHCLDIMPKGVSKASALRMVGEILNFEPHRDAIAFGDSLNDRDMLESVAKGCIMKNGKNELKELLPHVEVVGCNEEDGVAHKLREVFLS
- a CDS encoding histone H2B variant, putative gives rise to the protein MEDKGYYLRTEGSNREVEHKKGMPPTKGGKRPLPLGGKGKGKRPPGQTTKSSSSRKKSGARRGKKQQRWDLYIHRTLRQVYKRGTLSKAAVRVLSSFIEDMYGKIQAEAVHVACINNVKTLTAREIQTSARLLLPPELAKHAMSEGTKAVAKYNASREEAYSKVL